From bacterium, a single genomic window includes:
- a CDS encoding diguanylate cyclase — protein sequence MSIQYKILIVDDNEHSRYSLQKTLQRPEYQFIEAHDGSSAIQLVQSIKPDLILLDVRLPGIDGFQICESIRQFEKHVPIVFVTANLKEFVDQVHGFEKGGDDYIIQPYDPKELIIKIKVLLRNKRLYDELLEEVQKLDKMKSDLNSSNEKLKEVNSQLAEKNDFLVSLTITDPLTSLYNRKYFHQRIEKEISAVKRYKHDSSAAILDIDHYKKVNERFSRQQGDVVLKELSSILVNSVRNSDVVTRFDGGKFAIIFTHTPEENALTKARMIHESIMAYPFPVYEDLISEDVWNSLSTKSIQLTASIAVAGLSRDWIKNEADLIGALNDSIDQAKHQGGNRVLTVTQNMQQQ from the coding sequence ATGAGCATACAATACAAAATTTTAATCGTAGATGATAATGAGCATAGCCGCTATTCGCTGCAAAAGACGCTCCAAAGGCCTGAATACCAGTTTATTGAAGCCCATGATGGTTCTTCCGCTATTCAGCTGGTCCAATCGATTAAACCGGACTTAATTCTGCTTGATGTTCGCCTCCCGGGTATTGACGGTTTTCAAATATGCGAATCCATTCGTCAGTTTGAAAAACATGTTCCGATAGTGTTTGTCACGGCCAACCTTAAAGAATTCGTTGATCAAGTACACGGATTTGAAAAAGGCGGCGACGATTATATTATCCAGCCGTATGATCCGAAAGAATTGATCATAAAAATAAAAGTTTTGCTGCGTAATAAGAGACTCTACGATGAATTGCTCGAAGAAGTTCAGAAATTAGATAAAATGAAGTCGGATTTAAATTCATCCAACGAGAAATTGAAAGAAGTGAATTCGCAGTTGGCAGAAAAAAACGACTTTCTCGTATCTCTTACCATTACTGATCCGCTTACCTCATTATACAACCGAAAATATTTCCATCAGCGAATTGAAAAGGAAATAAGCGCGGTAAAGCGTTATAAACACGATTCGAGCGCTGCTATCTTAGATATCGACCATTATAAAAAAGTGAATGAGCGTTTCAGCCGGCAACAAGGTGACGTCGTTCTAAAGGAACTGTCCAGTATATTGGTCAACAGCGTACGTAATTCGGATGTGGTCACTCGTTTTGACGGAGGCAAGTTTGCAATAATTTTTACCCACACACCGGAAGAGAATGCGCTCACAAAAGCGCGAATGATTCATGAGTCTATTATGGCTTACCCTTTTCCTGTATACGAAGATCTTATTTCGGAAGATGTTTGGAATTCTTTGTCGACTAAGTCAATTCAATTGACGGCAAGTATTGCCGTCGCCGGGTTATCGCGCGACTGGATCAAAAATGAAGCCGACCTGATTGGAGCATTGAATGATTCCATCGATCAGGCTAAACACCAGGGCGGTAACCGTGTCTTAACAGTAACTCAAAATATGCAGCAGCAATAG
- the gcvP gene encoding aminomethyl-transferring glycine dehydrogenase — protein MNTEHDGSFETRHIGPNPDETKAMLDVIGVSSLDNLINQTVPELIRLTKEMNLPPALGEYDVLKEMKSIASKNKVYKSYIGMGYYGCITPTVILRNILENPSWYTQYTPYQAEIAQGRLEALLNYQTMISDLTALPVANASLLDEGTAAAEAMHMLHASQTDSKRNRFFVSQNCFPQTIDILKTRANPLGIKIIVGDHTKFDYTKNFFGALVQYPDCDGEIIDYKDFCSKIHDQGGYVAVAADLLSLALLTPPGEWGADVVVGSSQRFGIPMGYGGPHAGYFSTKDEFKRKIPGRIIGVSIDSHGKRALRMALQTREQHIRREKATSNICTAQVLLANMAGMYAVYHGPKGIKNIASRVNQLASVLNKGLEELGFKQLNQNYFDTIKILIKDAALYKRVKKAALGIQINLRYIDKQTVGISIDETTSASDIQRITNMFAAAKGVPAVSIDMDVQNFLPLTLIRKTAYLQHPVFNSHHSEAEMLRYIKSLENKDLSLANSMIPLGSCTMKLNATTEMIPVSWPEFAALHPFTPINQTSGYQQIFLELENYLNEITGFAATSLQPNAGAQGEYTGLMVIRAYLKSMKQSHRNVALIPSSAHGTNPASAVMAGMQVVVIKCDDHGNIDVNDLKEKAEQHKENLAALMVTYPSTHGVFEESINEMCAIVHQHGGQVYMDGANMNAQVGLTNPAMIGADVCHLNLHKTFCIPHGGGGPGMGPICVASHLAPFLPGHTVVKTGGRQAITAVSAAPWGSASILLISYIYIRMMGARGLTNATKYAILNANYIKSRLRGYYEALYSGKNGRSAHEMILDTRVFKTTANVEVIDIAKRLMDYGFHAPTVSFPVPGTLMVEPTESEPKPELDRFCDALISIRKEIEEIEKGESDKENNVLKNAPHTIETLVADDWKYPYLREKAAYPLSFLRTAKFWPSVGRVNDAHGDRNLICSCPPVESYT, from the coding sequence ATGAACACGGAACATGATGGAAGTTTTGAAACGCGCCATATAGGGCCGAATCCGGATGAGACAAAAGCAATGTTGGATGTCATCGGTGTATCTTCGCTGGACAATTTAATTAATCAAACGGTCCCTGAACTCATACGTCTTACCAAGGAAATGAATCTTCCTCCTGCTTTGGGCGAGTATGACGTATTAAAGGAAATGAAGAGTATTGCATCAAAGAATAAAGTTTACAAGTCTTATATCGGGATGGGATATTACGGATGCATAACGCCAACGGTTATCCTGAGAAATATTCTGGAGAACCCGAGTTGGTATACGCAATATACTCCCTATCAAGCTGAAATCGCCCAGGGACGGCTAGAGGCGTTGCTCAATTATCAGACGATGATATCGGATTTGACAGCTTTACCGGTCGCTAACGCTTCTTTGCTCGACGAAGGAACGGCCGCGGCCGAGGCTATGCATATGTTGCACGCGTCACAAACCGATTCGAAACGAAACAGATTTTTTGTTTCACAGAACTGCTTTCCGCAAACTATCGATATTCTAAAAACGCGCGCGAATCCCCTCGGAATTAAGATCATCGTAGGCGATCACACAAAGTTTGATTACACAAAGAATTTCTTCGGAGCGCTTGTTCAATATCCTGACTGCGATGGTGAGATCATTGATTACAAAGATTTCTGCAGTAAGATCCATGATCAAGGAGGGTATGTCGCGGTGGCCGCTGACCTGCTCAGTCTTGCGCTTCTGACGCCGCCGGGTGAGTGGGGCGCAGACGTCGTTGTCGGATCTTCGCAGCGTTTTGGAATTCCGATGGGTTACGGCGGGCCTCATGCAGGCTATTTTTCAACTAAGGACGAGTTCAAACGAAAGATCCCTGGACGCATAATCGGTGTATCCATTGATTCGCACGGAAAACGCGCTCTGCGTATGGCATTACAGACACGCGAGCAGCATATTCGCCGAGAAAAAGCCACGAGCAATATTTGCACTGCGCAGGTTCTATTGGCCAATATGGCCGGCATGTATGCCGTATATCACGGCCCTAAGGGAATTAAAAATATTGCATCCCGCGTCAATCAATTAGCGTCCGTTTTGAATAAGGGTCTGGAAGAACTCGGATTCAAGCAACTCAATCAAAACTATTTTGATACGATTAAGATTCTCATAAAAGATGCCGCTTTATATAAAAGAGTCAAGAAAGCGGCTTTAGGAATTCAGATTAATTTGAGGTATATCGACAAACAAACAGTAGGTATTTCTATTGACGAAACGACGTCTGCATCCGATATCCAGAGGATTACCAATATGTTTGCTGCAGCCAAAGGAGTCCCTGCGGTTTCAATTGATATGGATGTTCAGAATTTTCTGCCGCTGACCCTGATTCGAAAAACTGCTTATTTACAGCATCCTGTATTTAATTCTCATCATTCGGAAGCGGAAATGCTACGCTATATCAAGTCACTTGAAAACAAAGACCTGTCCCTCGCTAATTCCATGATTCCGCTTGGCTCATGTACGATGAAATTGAACGCCACGACAGAAATGATACCCGTAAGTTGGCCGGAATTTGCTGCTCTACATCCATTTACGCCGATTAATCAGACTTCAGGTTATCAACAAATATTTCTTGAACTTGAAAATTATCTTAATGAAATCACGGGTTTTGCAGCCACGTCACTTCAGCCGAATGCCGGCGCGCAGGGCGAGTATACCGGATTGATGGTAATTAGGGCTTATTTAAAAAGCATGAAGCAATCTCATCGCAACGTCGCATTAATCCCGTCATCTGCACACGGAACTAATCCTGCAAGCGCCGTTATGGCGGGCATGCAGGTTGTCGTAATCAAATGCGATGACCATGGAAATATTGATGTAAATGACCTGAAAGAAAAGGCGGAACAGCATAAAGAAAATCTTGCGGCATTAATGGTTACGTATCCGTCGACGCATGGCGTGTTCGAAGAAAGTATTAATGAAATGTGCGCGATCGTACATCAGCACGGCGGCCAGGTATACATGGACGGCGCCAATATGAATGCGCAAGTCGGATTGACCAACCCGGCAATGATCGGCGCAGACGTATGCCATTTGAATTTACATAAGACATTTTGTATTCCGCACGGCGGCGGCGGCCCAGGAATGGGACCTATTTGTGTAGCAAGCCACCTTGCTCCATTCCTGCCCGGACACACGGTTGTAAAGACGGGCGGCAGACAGGCTATTACGGCTGTTTCTGCTGCACCGTGGGGCAGCGCCAGTATTTTGTTAATTTCCTATATCTACATTCGGATGATGGGCGCTCGCGGACTTACGAATGCAACAAAGTACGCCATTCTCAATGCAAACTATATCAAATCCAGATTGCGCGGTTATTATGAGGCGCTATACTCCGGTAAAAACGGTCGAAGTGCGCACGAAATGATTCTTGATACCCGCGTTTTTAAAACTACGGCGAATGTCGAAGTGATCGATATTGCAAAACGACTGATGGATTATGGTTTTCACGCGCCAACGGTTTCATTTCCCGTTCCGGGAACCTTGATGGTAGAGCCTACGGAAAGCGAACCTAAGCCTGAACTCGACCGTTTCTGCGATGCGTTGATCTCTATTCGAAAAGAAATTGAAGAAATCGAAAAGGGGGAGTCAGACAAGGAAAATAATGTTTTAAAAAATGCGCCGCATACCATCGAAACGCTTGTTGCGGATGATTGGAAATATCCCTATTTGCGCGAAAAAGCGGCATATCCATTATCGTTTTTAAGAACCGCTAAATTCTGGCCGAGCGTTGGACGAGTTAACGATGCTCACGGCGACCGGAATCTTATCTGTAGCTGTCCGCCGGTTGAAAGTTATACTTAA
- the rpoZ gene encoding DNA-directed RNA polymerase subunit omega encodes MPVKAFPFDKLDEKIENVYEAVIIAARRARQINDEQMIQVRTLMEGEDAEDDEAPRINREDILDLEKLPKPVATALKELLDQKLEHEYLDKEEK; translated from the coding sequence ATGCCCGTAAAAGCATTTCCATTTGATAAACTGGATGAAAAGATCGAAAACGTATACGAAGCGGTGATCATTGCCGCTCGGCGCGCACGTCAGATCAATGACGAACAAATGATTCAGGTTCGTACTCTAATGGAAGGCGAGGATGCTGAGGATGACGAGGCGCCGCGTATTAACCGCGAAGACATTCTCGATCTTGAAAAATTACCTAAACCGGTCGCGACAGCTCTCAAAGAATTACTGGATCAAAAACTCGAACACGAGTATCTGGATAAAGAGGAAAAATAG